The Lewinella sp. 4G2 nucleotide sequence GTAATGAGTTCTGACGCTACCCGGTGTTCAAAGTGGATGGGCTGCACCCGGTCGATTTCCGCCAGGAAGTCCGGAAAGTCACGGTCGTAGATCATCCGGAGCGTATCCGCGTAGAGGTGGATGGCCACGGCTTCGAAACGGTCACTTCGATTGCTCAAAAACTCCGAAAAGTAATTTCCGCAACGTAGAACCAGCCCCTCATCTGCTTGCTGCTTCACCGTCCCCGTAGGGGTGTAGGATCGGCTATCGCCTTCAATTACGTAATAAAAGCAGGCCTCGTCGGGCATGACAACCGGGACGCGTAAAGGCGGGCACCCAACGACGCGCTCAAAAGTTTTTTTACCGGCCAGTTCAAAGGCGTGGTGCTGGGTGATCATGCTACTTGTTTACCTAGATTCTTCAGCGCTTTGCTCATCACCCCCGGCATCATGATCTGGCGGGCAACGAAATTCATCGCGAAATTACTGTTGGGGTAAAAGTACTGCGTCCAGATGACCTCCGTCCCGGAACCCTTTGGTTGCAGTTGGATGTAACCGACGTGGTCCTTCACCAAGTGCATATCGGCGATCTGGTAGGCGTAGCCGTAGGGGGCGTCCCAAAAAACGATCTTTTCTTTTAGTAGGTCAGGGCCAAATTGACATTCCCGTTCGCAGCCTTCGGTGAACTCGCCGTTTGCGTTGGGTTTAGTCAACTCCACGTGGGAGATCATTGGCATCCATTCCGTCATCCCGCCGTGGTTGGCGACGACATCCCACACTTCTTCGATGGGAGCATTAATTAATCGTGTCTTACGGAGCTGCTGGGGAGCGTTGGTGTAGTCTTTAGCGTTGAAGATTTTCTTCGTGGAAGTCATGGTGGTTGTTTTGTTAAGTACAAATTTCCTCCAGCCAGTCGGCCTTCACTTGTCTAATCAGGTCAGGTACTATGAAAATTGGGTCAGCATCCACTTTGTCCTCCGTCCTATTGCTTCGCACCTGCGGCAGCGCCCTCAGGGTACGGGATAGAAGAGCAGGTGTGCATAGCGTACAGTACGAATGTAGTATTACATAGATGCTGCTATATGAACAGGTTGATTTAGTGGCGCCTATAACTTATAAATTGCGGGTATTTGCGGAGCCAAGCTACCCATATACAAAAACAAAAAACCCAGAACCAAATGGCCACGCCATCCAATTCTGGGTTAATGCGAATCTCTTCAGATCATGCTGAGGTGCTTCGAATATCAGGTCATTCTAGATCCCCAACGCCTGGCCACCACCTACCTGGATGGTCTCGGCCGTCATGAATGCAGCGTCTTTGCCCGCCAGGAAAGCGACTACGCCGGCTACATCCTCGGGTGCACCGAGGCGGCCGAGCATGATGTTCTTCGCCCAGGAAGCAAAGACCTCGGGCTTCGTGGATTTGATCTGCTGGTGAAAGGGCGTATCAATCGTGCCGGGAGACACTGCGTTAACGCGGATACCGTACTCCGCCAAATCCTTGGCCAGTGCGCGGGTAATGGCGTGGACGGCAGCTTTGGACGTACCGTAAATGCCCGCTCCGGGGCCACCCGCATTCCAGGCTGCGTTGGAAGTGAAGTTGATGATCGTCGGGTGCTCTCCCTTTTTCAGGTAGGGGATGGCGGCGCGGGACGCAAAGAATACGCTGTCCAGGTTCAGGGCCATGACTTTACGGAAGAACTCCGTGGTCATTTCCTCGAAACGGCTGCGGCCACCAAGGCCACCAGCGTTGTTCACCAGTACGTCGATGCGGCCGTATTCTTCGCCGATGGCCTTGATGTGCTCACCTACGGCTACCTCGTCGGTAACGTCGAAGGCACGGAAGGTGGCATCGTGGCCGGCAGCCTTTAGCTCTTTTACTTTGGCGTTGCCAGCTTCTTCGTCGCGACCGTTCAGGACTACCCGGTAGCCGTCTTCGCAGAGGCGTTTGGCGACTTCAGCGCCGATTCCACTCGTAGCGCCGGTTACGATGGCTACTCTTGCGGTTGAATTACTCATGGTATATTTATTTTAGTTCAATTAATAAAGGTACTCTGGGGAAAAGGGTTGGTTGACTACCGGTCAAGGAAAATAGAATCCTCTTTTGCGTTTAATGGAGCGATGCGCGGGCACAGGAACCAAATACTCGCAATGGCGATCAGGGCCATCACCGCACCAATCACGAAAACGGTAGTATAGTTACCGCCTTGAGTCAACCAAGGCACCAGGGCCGTCATGGCCGCACCGGTTAACTTGGCGGCGGTACCAGCGATTCCGGATAACGTCCCGACCGTCTTGCCACCAAAAAAGTCACTGGGCAGGGTCTGCACGTTACCAATGGCCGTCTGGAAACCAAACAGCACGACGGCCATAATCAGGGATGCCGCCAGTGGGCCACCTGGATTGGAGAGCGCCAACAGGCTAGGAAGCATGATGAGACAACCAAGGGTGATGACGAGCTTGCGCGTGTAGTCCACCGTCTTACCTGCTTTAATGCGGTTCTGAGCCATCAGGCCTCCGAACCAGGCGCCAAACATCGCGCCAACGTATGGGATCCAACCGAAGTCCTTGATCTCCTGCGTGGAGATGCCGTAGGACTCAAATAGGTAGATGGGAATCCACACAATGAATAGCCACCAGATGGGATCAATCACGGCGGTGGCCAGGATGACGCCCCAACTCTCGCGGTGGCTAAGCAACTTCCCAAAACTCGGGTTATAGCCTTCATCGAATGCTCCGTCTCGATCGAGGTCCTGATTCTGCTGACCAGTGAGGATGTACTGTCGCTCCTCTTCGGTTATCCAGGGGTGTTCACGCGGTGGTGCTTTCACCAGAATCAGCCAGGGGATGAGCCAGAGCAAACCAACTATACCCACCAGGATAAAGATCGTCTGCCAGCTATAGGTCGCCGCCAAAATAGAAATGATGGGTATCGAAATGATTCCACCAATCGCCGCACCGGAATTGAAAATTCCCTGCGCAAAGGCCCGCTCCTTAGTTGGAAACCACTCCGCGTTCCCCTTCGTAGCTCCGGGCCAGTTGCCGGCTTCGGATATGCCGAGAATGGAACGGAAGATGGAGAAACTCGCCACCCCTTGGGCCAGGGCGTGCGCGGCGGTTGCCAGCGACCAAACCCCAATTGAGAGGACAAAACCCAACCGGGTACCGATCCAATCAAAAATGCGACCGAAAATGGCCTGCCCAAAAGCGTAGGAAAAGATGAAGACCACGCTGATAAAAGCGTACACCTCCTTCCGCTCATCCGCCGTATAATCCGGATACAGCTCCTGAGAAATGTCCGGCCACAGCACGCTGAGCGACTGCCGGTCGATGTAATTGATGACGGTAGCCAGGGCGATCAAACCCACGACCCACCACCTTAGTCCTTTGAGTTTCATCTAGTGCTTGATTGAATCGACGAAGTCCTCACGGTGGGGGCTGAATACGTCGATCAGGACGCCGGCTTTCGTGCATACGCAACCGTGCATCACGTGGGGGGGTATGTAGTAAGAATCTCCACCTTTGATGGTACGGACCTCATCCCCAATCGTCATCTCAAATTCGCCACTTTCGACGTAGGTGACTTGACTGTGGTAATGCTCGTGTAGCTGGCCGACCGCGCCGGGCTCGAAGTGCACCTTTACGAGCATGATCTTGTCGTCGCAGCCGTGGATCTGCCGTTTGAGTCCAGGGCCGACCTCTTCCCAGGGGATCTCGTCGCCGTAGAGAAATTCTTTACTTGCTTTCATTGTCTGTTTTTATGAGGTGATGGACGCCCTTCCAGCTGAAGGTCTGCCCGTTGATTTTTAATTGGTGTTCGGTAGTCCTGTCGGGATCCTGAAGCGCGAGGGTGAGTACCCACGTTGTTCCGTCATTATGCGTTAGTTGAAGGGCTACGTAGTCCTCCGTATCTATCACCAATTCCAGATTAGCAACTTCACCATAGGGGCGGCGGGGCACCTCTTCCCGAGGATCGTAACTACCGTGCGTTTCCAGTACGGAGGCGAAGGTAGTTGTGGCTGCCGTACGACGGAGTAGGAAGCCCGGGTCACGCCGAAGGTTGAACTCGGGGTCGTTAGCGCCCAGTCGCAGGAACAGGATTTC carries:
- a CDS encoding SDR family NAD(P)-dependent oxidoreductase, which encodes MSNSTARVAIVTGATSGIGAEVAKRLCEDGYRVVLNGRDEEAGNAKVKELKAAGHDATFRAFDVTDEVAVGEHIKAIGEEYGRIDVLVNNAGGLGGRSRFEEMTTEFFRKVMALNLDSVFFASRAAIPYLKKGEHPTIINFTSNAAWNAGGPGAGIYGTSKAAVHAITRALAKDLAEYGIRVNAVSPGTIDTPFHQQIKSTKPEVFASWAKNIMLGRLGAPEDVAGVVAFLAGKDAAFMTAETIQVGGGQALGI
- a CDS encoding cupin domain-containing protein, with product MKASKEFLYGDEIPWEEVGPGLKRQIHGCDDKIMLVKVHFEPGAVGQLHEHYHSQVTYVESGEFEMTIGDEVRTIKGGDSYYIPPHVMHGCVCTKAGVLIDVFSPHREDFVDSIKH
- a CDS encoding SRPBCC family protein is translated as MTSTKKIFNAKDYTNAPQQLRKTRLINAPIEEVWDVVANHGGMTEWMPMISHVELTKPNANGEFTEGCERECQFGPDLLKEKIVFWDAPYGYAYQIADMHLVKDHVGYIQLQPKGSGTEVIWTQYFYPNSNFAMNFVARQIMMPGVMSKALKNLGKQVA
- a CDS encoding MFS transporter, whose product is MKLKGLRWWVVGLIALATVINYIDRQSLSVLWPDISQELYPDYTADERKEVYAFISVVFIFSYAFGQAIFGRIFDWIGTRLGFVLSIGVWSLATAAHALAQGVASFSIFRSILGISEAGNWPGATKGNAEWFPTKERAFAQGIFNSGAAIGGIISIPIISILAATYSWQTIFILVGIVGLLWLIPWLILVKAPPREHPWITEEERQYILTGQQNQDLDRDGAFDEGYNPSFGKLLSHRESWGVILATAVIDPIWWLFIVWIPIYLFESYGISTQEIKDFGWIPYVGAMFGAWFGGLMAQNRIKAGKTVDYTRKLVITLGCLIMLPSLLALSNPGGPLAASLIMAVVLFGFQTAIGNVQTLPSDFFGGKTVGTLSGIAGTAAKLTGAAMTALVPWLTQGGNYTTVFVIGAVMALIAIASIWFLCPRIAPLNAKEDSIFLDR